The sequence ATTCTGCAGCTAGCAAGTCCTGACCGCGACATTCTTTTCCGTGCTTTAAACGATCAGAGTTGAACAACCTGCTGTATTGGAGTTTTTTTTGAGACGGAGGTAAACTGTGATGGTGGCATCCTGAGCTGAGTTGCAGGCCGCTGTGATACAAGAATCAAGTTCACATGATTCCTTTAGGGGACGATGGGACAGATAAAGTTGCTTCTGATATAGTACAGAAGAAAGAGAGTTCTGATAGTGAAATTCATGTGCCACATCAAGCTCCTAATAAGGGGATCTGTCCGTTGCAATCAGATCATAAAGGGCCTGCTCAATTTCTAACACCTGAGAAAGCGTCACAGGTGCCTGATGGAGTTGTTACTGCGTCACAACCAAATCAAGAAGGAAGTGCTTCCTCTTTAACATCTGAGAAAACCCCACAAACTCCTGAAACCGCTGCACTTGCCTTGCAATCTGCTCAAGAAGGAACCACTCCATCTACTACACTTAAGAGAGTGTTAGACGATGGTTATCACTGGAGAAAATACGGCCAGAAATTTGTTAAGGGAAATTCATATGTAAGAAGTTACTACAGATGTACGCATCCAAAATGTGAAGTGAAGAAGCAAGTGGAACGTGCACTTAGTGGCCAGATAACAGATACTGTATACTTTGGTGAGCATGAACATCCTAAACTCCGAAGTGTCCCAGTAGCTGTTAGTTTTGTTGTGTCCATTGTTGAGGACGAAAGACCAAAAGTGCTTTTGTTAACTGATGTTGAAGGTGAGAATGAAACTTAGTTGTTATCTAGATATGGTTCTTACAATGCCAAatcttgtttaatttatttgatgacCTTGTATTTGAAGACAAATCGTCAAATGCGCATGGGCACGAATCTAACCAGATTGAGCCAGTAGATCCTCCACAGCTTTCAAGCGTTGCAGTTACTGAAGCCGTGCAGGGTGTGCTCTCTCAGTCAAATAGACCGAGAGATGGCGATCCTGACCCTATAAGACAGTATGTTCTTGCAATAGCTATTGTGAATTTTCCTGTACTGGTATATTATACTTACCTTTGTTTTACTGATATTGGAAAATAAATATCAGGAAGAAGGCAAAACATAATGGCAACTCATTACCGGTGGATAAGCCAGCTGTTGAACCACGTATGGTTGTTCAGACTATGAGTGAGGTTGATATAGTGAGTGATGGGTACAGATGGCGCAAATACGGGCAGAAATTAGTAAAAGGCAATCCAAATCCAAGGTATAATCAGTTTAATGCTTCCATGTATTGACGCTTTATATGAGGCGTCAGGTGTGCACCTAAATTGCCACTCTGCTCATTTGTAAATGCGTAGATCACATACGacattcttt is a genomic window of Malus domestica chromosome 09, GDT2T_hap1 containing:
- the LOC103442976 gene encoding WRKY transcription factor 1-like: MIPLGDDGTDKVASDIVQKKESSDSEIHVPHQAPNKGICPLQSDHKGPAQFLTPEKASQVPDGVVTASQPNQEGSASSLTSEKTPQTPETAALALQSAQEGTTPSTTLKRVLDDGYHWRKYGQKFVKGNSYVRSYYRCTHPKCEVKKQVERALSGQITDTVYFGEHEHPKLRSVPVAVSFVVSIVEDERPKVLLLTDVEDKSSNAHGHESNQIEPVDPPQLSSVAVTEAVQGVLSQSNRPRDGDPDPIRQKKAKHNGNSLPVDKPAVEPRMVVQTMSEVDIVSDGYRWRKYGQKLVKGNPNPRSYYRCSNPGCPVKKHVERASHDSKVVIATYEGQHDHDMPPTRTVTHNTAASNVFTTARICESGTTPEGNAVCRDTSPEHEVKPSEQRKDESKTKPSDVAGSDMVVDSDLGSERTLHDQSVAEACTTTEGDPPYMIVCRANQKKTIEMGIKSEGVDMVVCDNLRPESNPPEQEKPKAEPVDS